The sequence below is a genomic window from Cryobacterium arcticum.
CGCCGGCGCTCCGATCGGCCAGCTCAACGCACTCCTGGCCGACCATGTCACCGGCCCCAGCGTGGTGAGCGTGCTCGAGAACGTTCCGCTGGGCGACCCGGTCAAGGGCACTGTCCAGTAGACGCCGCACGGTCGGCGCCGTTCACTAGAGGCCGTTCAGGTTCGGTAGGCGCCGTTCATGGCGCCCCGGGGACCATCAGACGCTCCACGGCGCGCACCACCGTGGCCCGCCGGTGCGCGATCGTGCCGGCATCCACGACGGGCGGCGTTGCCAATGCCTCGGCCGGCTCATGGTTCCAGCAGGTCACGATCCCGAAGATCAGCGCAGCCACGTGCTCCGGGTCCCACGAGGAGTCCACGGCGCCGGCCCGCTGCAGGGACACGATCCCGCGGAGCTGCTCGGCGTGGAAGCGGTCCATGAGCGCCCAGGAGGGATCCACGACGTCCTGACGTTCGAGCCGCGCCCAGTCGATCATCCGAAGGTGCTCCGGATGCGCGACCGAGTGGTCGTACAGCGCCCCCGCGAACTCGGGCAGGGTTCCCCCGGCCCCGGCCATCGCCTCGGCGAACTCGCCCAGGTTGAGCTCGAGGACCGCGCTGAACAGCTCCGCTTTGTGGCGGTAGTAGGCATACAACCGCTCCTTGCTCGCCGAAGCGTTGCGCGCGATGCGGTCGATCCGGGCTCCGGCCAGCCCGTGGGCGGCGAATTCGGTCCTGGCGGCTTCGAGGATGCGCTGACGGGTGGGCTCGGGCTCCTTCGTCGACGAAACAGCAGGTGAATGATCGGGTTCCATGCCTCGATCGTACCAAAACGAACTAGTTCGTTTGGTAGAGTTCTCGGCATGTCAGAATCGAGCGCGACCGGCGTCTCACCGGTTTCCACCCCTTCCCCCTCTCCTCAGAACCCCGCCGACCCGACCGGCCACAACCCCCGCCGGTGGTGGCTGCTGGCCATCGTCGCGCTCGCCCAGCTCACCGTCGTGCTCGACGGAACCATCGTGAACATCGCGCTCCCGCACGCCCAGAGCGACCTGGGCATGAGCGACGGCGACCGCACCTGGGTCGTCACCCTCTACGCGCTGGTCTTCGGCGCCCTGCTGCTTCTCGGCGGCCGCATCGCGGACTACTGGGGTCGGAAGCGCTCCTTCATCGTGGGCATGGCCGGCTTCGCCGTCGCCTCCACCCTCGGCGGCATGGCCCAGAGCACCTGGGAGCTCCTCGCCGCCCGCGGCCTGCAGGGCCTGTTCGCCGCCCTCCTGGCGCCGGCCTCCCTGGCGCTGCTCACCGTGAACTTCCCCGGCGGCAAGGACCGCATCAAGGCCTTCTCGGTCTACGGTGCGATCGCCGGCGGCGGCGCGGCTGTGGGCCTCGTGCTCGGCGGCGTGCTCACCGAGTACGCCAGCTGGCGCTGGTGCCTGCTCGTCAACGTGCCGATCGCCATCGTCGCGATCGTCGCCGCGATCCCCATCATCCGTGAGAGCAAGGCCCACGGCAACACCCGGTACGACGTTCCGGGCGCCGTCCTGGTCGCTCTCGGGCTGGGTTCGCTGGTCTTCGGTTTCGCCCAGGCCGAGAACGGCTGGTCGTCCTGGCAGGTGCTGGTCTTCATCCCGCTGGGCGTGATCCTGCTGGCCCTCTTCGTCCTCGTCGAGAGCCGCTCCAACCACCCCCTGCTCCCCCTGCGGATCCTCGCCGACAAGGTGCGGGGTGGCGCGTTCATCACCGGCACCCTGACCGGCGCCGCCCTGCTCGGTGGTCTGCTCTTCCTCACCTTCCACCTGCAGATCGTGCTCGGTTTCTCACCGCTGGAATCCGGCCTCGCGTCTCTGCCGATGACAGCGACGATCATGGTCGGCGCCACCGTGCTGTCCAAATTCCTGCCTCGCATCGGCGTCCGCGTGCCGATGACCGTTGGCCCCCTCGTGGTCGCCGCCGGACTGCTCTACCTGTCGCGCATCACCGTCGACGGCAGCTACGCCGCCGAGGTGCTGCCGGGCCTGATCCTGATGGGTGCGGGCCTGGCCATGATCTTCGTTCCCCTCCAGAACGTGGCCCTGGCCGGAATCGACGCCCACGACGCCGGGGCCGCCAGCGCCGCCGTGACCGCCGTGCAGCAGATCGGCGGATCCATCGGCTCTGCGGTGTTCACCGTGCTCTACACCTCGGCCGTCGCGGCGTCCCTGGCCGGCGGTTACGGCACCCCCGTCGCCCAGCTGCAGGCTTTCGTCGACGGCTACCAGGCGGCGTTCTTCTGGGCCGCAGTGGGGGTCTTCCTCGCCGCACCGGTCGCCTTCTTCATGGTGCGCCCGCGCCCGCAGGACCTGCTGGGTTCCGAGCCGGCCATGCACCTGGGCTAGGCTCCCCGGCTCACGGGCCGCAGGAACAGCGAAGGCCCCCGGATCACTCCGGGGGCCTTCGTCCGTTCCGCGACAGGTCAGCTGTCGGCGGCGATGCCGATGGTGTCCCCGTGCACGTCCAGGGTGACGACGAGCAGGGCATCCGTCTCGTGCGGGCTGATCGAGTAGTCGAGCACGGCGAAGTGCTGGTCGGCGCCGATGTGGTGCGGGTGGAACCCGATGCGCTGCAACTGGATGGAGCGCAGGAAGTCGATCTGCTTGTCCCCGGAATCCCAGATCAGGGCGTCCTCGAGCACCTCGTCGTCGAGCTCGTCGAACTGGGCCGTGATGAACTGGCTCGTCACAGAGACCTCGGCGCTCAGGTCCGCCACGAGGGATTCCCTGGCCTGCGAGTCGAGTTCCTCGAGCGCATTGATCATGGCCGCGACGATGTCGAGCGCCTCCGACGACACCGACTCCTCGTCGGGAGAACTCACGTCTACGTCGACGTTCTGGTCGCCCAGCTCGGCCGTGTCCGACCAGTACAGTTCACCGCTCTCGTCGTCGCTGCCGAGTACTCCGAAGAAGTCGTGTTCGATGGTCATGGGGCGTCCTATCCGACGAGTTTTTGCGCGAAGACGTGCGGGGTGAAACCGGTGAGGTCGTTGATGCCCTCACCCTGCCCGACGAGTTTGATGGGAATTCCGGTCTTCTCCTGCACGGCCAGGACGAAGCCGCCCTTGGCCGAGCCGTCGAGCTTGGTGAGCACCAGTCCGGTCACGCCGGCGTGCTCGATGAAGGCCTCGGCCTGAGCCAGCCCGTTCTGGCCGGTGGTGGCGTCGAGCACCAGCAACACCTCGGAGATCGGGGTCTGCTTCTCGATCACCCGGCGGATCTTGGTCAGCTCGTCCATGAGCCCGCCCTTGGTCTGCAGCCGGCCGGCCGTGTCGATGATGACGATCTCGGTGCCGGTGGTGATGGCCCGCTCAACGGTCTGGAAGGCCACCGAGGCCGGGTCCTGGCCCTGCGCCTGCGGGCGCACGATGTCGGCGCCGGCGCGTTCCGCCCAGGTGGCGAGCTGCTCGACGGCTGCGGCCCGGAAGGTGTCGGCGGCGCCGATGAGCACACTGCGGTCATAGACGCGCAGGAACTTGGCGAACTTGCCGATGGTGGTGGTCTTGCCCACGCCGTTGACGCCCACAACGAGCACCACGGCGGGCCGGGCGCTGAGGTTGAGGGTGGAGTCCAGTTTGGAGAGCCGTTCCTCGATGCCTTCCCGCAGCATCCGGTGCAGGTCCTTGGGGTCGGTGGTGTTGTAGCGCGACACCTTCGCCCGCAGCTCGGCGACGATACCGTCGGTGATATCGGGCCCGAAGTCGGCCGTGATCAACGAGTCCTCGAGGTCGTCCCAGGTATCGGCGTCGATCGTCTTCTTCGCGAACACTCCGCGCAATGCGCCGGAGAGGGACCACGGGGTGCGTTCTGCCATGGTCCAAGGCTAGTCGGCGCTGACCCACCGCGCGCACCGACCGCTCAGGCGCGCCGCCGCACCGCCGCCGGGGGTGGCGGGATCGGCGCAGTGCTGGGTATCTTCGCGGTAGCACCAGAGCGTTCACAGCAGAGCGACACCACCGTAAGCGGTAGCACCAGAGACGCCCCGTCGAAAGGATGCCCGATGTCTCCCACTCCCGACGCCCGGCCGACCGGCCCGGCAGCGTTCGATCCCTCCGGCACCGCTTCGGGCAGAGCGGATGCCCCGCCTGCGCTGGCGGCCCTGTCCGGCCGGCTCGACGGCGACATCCTGCTGCCCGGCGACGCCGGCTGGGACGATGCCCGTGCCGCCTGGAATCTCGCCGTCGACCAGCATCCGGCGGCCGTCGTCCTCCCCCGCTCGGTGCGCGATCTGCGACAGGTGATCGTCGCCGCCCGAGAAGACGGGTTGGGAGTGACCGTGCAGCCGCGCGGGCACGGCGCCTCCGACAGCCTGTCCGGGCGGATCCTGGTGCGCACCACGGCGTTCGACGAGATCACGGTGAACGTGGTGGGCCGCTACGCCCGCGTCGGCGCCGGAGTGCCCTGGGGAACCCTGCTCAACCGGCTCGACGGCAGCGGGCTGGTGGCCCTGGCCGGCTCAAACCCCGATGTGAGCGTGGCCGGATACCTGCTCTCCGGCGGCCACTCCTGGTTCAGCCGGTGGAAGGGCCTCGCCGCGCACTCCATCCGGGCCGTCGAACTCCTCGACGCGACCGGTGTGCTGCGGCGGGTCAGCCGCGACACCGACCCCGAGTTGCTCTGGGCGCTCCGCGGGGCCGCGGGACTGTTCGGCGTGGTCACGGCCCTGGAGATCGACCTGTTCAGCGCCCCCGACCTGTTCGGCGGCAAGCTCCTCTTCCCGGCGGAATCGGCCGAGGTCGTATTCGGTGCCGCCACCGACGTCCTGCTGGACGCGCCGCCCGAGTTGAGCCTGATGCTCGGGCTGATCAACATGCCCGACATCGAGCAGGTTCCCGAACTGCTGCGCGGCCGCAGCTTCACCCAGGTCGACGCCGTCTTCGTCGGATCGGTCGAGGCCGGCCAGGCCCTTCTCGCTCCCCTGCACACCATCGCCCCGGTGATCGCCGACCTCACCCGGCCGTTCCCGATCGGTCAGCTCGGGGAGGTCTCCGGCGAGCCGCAGGAGCCGTCCGCCACGCTGGACTGGTCCAGGAGTGTGACCGACCTGGACCCGGCCACGATGGCGGGCCTGGTCGCCGCGTTCCGCACCGCCAGCTACGCAGGTCTGACCATGCTGCAGCTGCGCCCGCTCGGCGGCCTCATCGGCGATCCCACCGTCGGGGAAGACGGGGTGGCCGGGCATCTGGACACCGGATACCTGCTCTTCGCGGCGGCCATCCTGCCTCCAGGTGCCCCGATCCCGGCACCCGCGGACCGGCACCTGCTCTTCCAGCCGCTGGAAGACACCCTGCAGGGTGTGGGGGTGCCGCGCACGGTGCCGAGCTTTCTGGCCGCCGGCCAGGACCTCTCCGCCGCATTCGCACCCGACGTGCTGAAGCGGCTGGCCGCCCTCAAACGCACCGTCGACCCCGAGAACCTGTTCCGCAGCAATCGCCCACTCCCGGAGGAGGACGGCTGATCACGACACGCTGCTCTCAGGAGGCCTGCTCGACGTCGTCGCGCACGACCCGCTGCCCCACCACGGCCGACACGCCGTCCTGCCGCATGGACACGCCGTACAGGGCGTCGGCGATCTCCATGGTGCGTTTCTGGTGGGTGATCACGATGAGCTGGCTGGTGCGCCGGAGGTCTTCGAAGATGGTCAGCAGACGGCCCAGGTTGGCGTCGTCGAGCGCCGCCTCGACCTCGTCCATGATGTAGAACGGGCTCGGCCGCGCCTTGAAGATGGCGATCAGGAGCGCGACGGCCGCCAGGGAGCGCTCCCCGCCGGAGAGTAGCGAGAGACGCTCGATCTTCTTCCCGGCCGGTTTCACCGACACCTCGATACCCGTCGTGAGCATGTCGGACGGGTCGGTGAGCTGGATGCTGCCGCTGCCACCGGGGAACAGCACCGGGAACACCTCGGCGAACGCGGCCTGCGTGTCGTCGAACGCGCTGGAGAAGATGGTGCCCATCTTGTCGTCGATGTCGTCGATGATCGTGAGCAGGTCGGCCCGGGTCCTGGTGAGGTCGGTGAGCTGTTCGGTCAGGAAGAGATGCCTCTGTTCCAGGGCGGCGAATTCCTCGAGGGCGAGCGGGTTGATCCGGCCCAGGCGGGCGTACTTGCGTTCGGCCGCGGCGAGTCGTGCCTGTTGTTCGTCCCGGTCATACGGTGTACCCGAATCCGTCTCGGCTGCACCCAGGGGCGCGTCGGCCCGGTCGGCCGCCGCGGCCGGCACCAGCTGGTCCGGACCGTACTCGGCGACCAGGACGTCTTCCACCAGGCCGAGCTCGTGTGCGGCCCGCTCGAGCAGGGCGGACAGTTGCAGCTTCTTCTCGTAGATCTGCAATTCAAGACCGTGGACGTTCTCGGTGATGGCCTGCAGGCGGGAGCGCAGGGAACTTTCGTCCCGGCGCAACGAGCCGAGTTCCTCGTTCTGGCTGGCCCGTTCGGCCTCAGCCGTGCCGAGCAGCGTCCGGGCCTCTGCGACGGACGCGTCTATGGACCCGAGGGCCCGGGGCAGCGCGTCGGCCACGGCCGAAGCCGCATCCACCTGCCGGCGCCGGAGAACCGCCCGCCGCGCGGCCGCGTCGGCCTCGGCCCGGTCGGTCTCGAGCTGGCGGGTGAGAGCGGCCACCCGGCCCTGGCCGCTCCGCACCCGTTCCCTGGCGGTGTCCACCTGCAGACGCGCCTCGATCTCACGTTCCTTGGCGGCATCCAGGTCGGCCGCGAGTGCATCCCGTGCGCTGACATCCAGGATGGGGCGTGGCTGGGAGCGCCGGGTCTCCAGCGCGGCCGCGCTGGTCGCCGCCGCGCTCTCCGCCTCGGCCACGCCGGCCGCGGCGAGTTCCGCGGCGGCCGACAGCCGGTCGAGGTCGGCGGAGGCGGCATCCACCTGCACGGTCAGCCGGACGCGTTGCGCGGCCTTGGCGTTCTCGCGGGCGTCCCGGTCGCGCACGAGGGCCGCCGCCGCCGTGGCCTGCGCCTGCGCGGCAGCGTGCACTGTGCGCTGGTCGCCCAGGTCGCCGGAGACGATGGTGATCTCGCTGGTCACCTCGGCCAGGCGGCTCTCGGCGGCGTCGCGTTCGGTGACGAGCTCAAGCGTGCTCGGTGCCGCGCCGGTGCCGGCTCGCAGGGAGTGCGCGGTGAGCACGTCGCCGGCGCGGGTGATCAGCGTGACGGGGTCGCCGGCCGCCTCGCCGGTCAGTGCATCCGCAGCGGCGACGGCGGCGGGCAGGTCGTCGACGATGAGGGTGCGACCGAGCAGGCCGAGCACCCCGGGCGGCGCCTCGACCACGCTCGCGGCGGGCACCGCGCCCGGCAGGCCCGGCAGGGCAGCCGGTGCGGCCGGACCCGCTCCGGTCAGCACGAACTCGACCCGGCCGAGGTGATGGAGGTCGGAGTGTTCGACGGCCTGGATGGCCGCGGTGCGGTCGTCGGCGGCCACTGCGTCGGCGAGGGAGCCGAGAGCGGCGGCAATGGCACGTTCGAAGCCCGGTTGCACACTCATCCGTTCGGCGACGAGGCCGCCGATGCCGGCGAGATCAGCCTCGAGGAGCGCGGAGGAGCCGTCCTTCTGGCCGATGGCCAGCGTGAGGGCGCCCCGGCGGGCTGCGAGGGCGTCTCGTTCGCGTTCGTGGCCGTGCAGGAGGTCGCGGAGACGCTCGATCTGTGTTCCGGACTCGAGCATCTGGGCCTGGGCGCGTTCCACGATCTCATCGAGGTCTGCCGGGTCGATGCCGGCGGGCATTCCGTCGGAGTCGTCGCCGTGGGCCTCGTGCAGCTCGGTCTCCTCCAGCTCGGCCAGCTGGGCTCGGGCGGCCGCAAGGCGCTCGCGCGCGGCGGACAGGGCTCCCTGCCGGCGCAACACCTCGCCGCGCACGGCGGCGAGCCGCGACGCGGCCGTGTCGGCCTGTCCGGCGAGGTGCGAGACCTCCAGGTCGTGACGGGAGACGAGGGCTGCCTGCGCCGAGATCTCGTCATCGAGCGCGTCGAGGTCGCGCCGGAGGCCGGCCGTGACGGCCCGGGTCCTGGTCCAGGTGTCCTCGGCGACACTGATGCCGCGTTCGAGCCGGTCCACTTCGGCGGCGGCCTCGGCGACACGCTGCGGGGTGACGCTCGAGGCCCGCTCGGCCGGTTCGGCCTGGCTGCCGAGCAGGGCCAGGCGCTGGTTGGCCAGGGTGTACAGGCCGCGCAGGCGTTCCTGGGCGGATTCGAGCGCGAACGCCGTGCGCCTCGCCACGTCGACGGCGTCACCGACCTGGGCCTCTTCCAACCGGCGGATGCGGGCCTGGTTGTGGTCGAGCTGGTCCTGGATGACGATGCGCTCGGAGTGCCGCTCACTCTCGGTGCGTCCGTGGGCGTCCAGCGCCGTGCGCAGGGTCACCACGTCGTCGGCGAGCAGCCGCGCCCGCGCATCACGCACCGTCGCGGCGATCTGCTGCGCCTCCCTGGCCACCTGGGCCTGCTGGCCGAGCGGCTTGAGTTGGCGCCGGATCTCCCCGGCCAGGTCGCTGAGCCTGGTGAGGTTGGTCTGCATGGCCTCGAGCTTGCGCACGGTCTTTTCCTTGCGGCGACGGTGCTTGAGGATTCCGGCGGCCTCCTCGATGAACCCGCGGCGTTCCTCGGGGCTCGCGCGCAGCACGGCATCCAACTGGCCCTGACCCACGATGACGTGCATCTCCCGGCCGAGGCCGGAGTCGCTGAGCAGCTCCTGCACGTCGAGGAGGCGGCAGGTGCGGCCGTTGATGGCGTACTCGCTGCCGCCGTTGCGGAAGAGGGTGCGCGAGATGGTCACCTCGGCGTATTCGATGGGCAGGGCGCCGTCGCTGTTGTCGATCGAGAGGGTGACCTCTGCGCGCCCGAGCGGCCCGCGGGTGGAGGTTCCGGCGAAGATGACGTCTTCCATCTTGCCGCCGCGGAGGGTCTTCACGCCCTGTTCGCCCATGACCCAGGCCAGGGCATCGACCACATTAGACTTGCCCGAGCCGTTCGGTCCCACGACACAGGTGACGCCAGGTTCGAAGGCGAAGGTGGTGGGTTGGGCGAACGACTTGAAGCCCTTGAGGGTGAGACTCTTCAGGTACAACGCGCCCGTCCCTTCTCTCCTCGGCCGGCTGGCGACCGTCACGGCCGGCCCTGACGGCATCGGTCAGTCCACGGTACCGGATTGCCGGTCGTTTACTGGGAACCACAGCTTCTCCGCCGGGATACCCGTGATGGCCTCCAGGTCGCCCCGCGCCCGTTCGGTGCCAGCGCGGAAGAAGGATCGCCTGGGCCCCTGTCGCCCGGGCCGGCCACCGCTTAGGCTCGGCCAAATGGGGACCACGGCATTCACCATCGACGAACTGACGATTCCATCGGAGACCTCCGGGCCGGGCTGGAATGATTTCGCCGCAGCCATCGAGGTGCGCAACAGGGTCGAGGCCCACGCGTACGGAACGGCCGTGTTGAATCAGACGGCCGAGGAACTCTGGCCCGCCTGGCTCACGCCAGAGCACTCCCCCAGACGGCTCTTCGTGGCCCGGGTCGGCGGCGACATCGTGGGACGGGGCGTCTACGAGACTCTCGCCGATCCGGAGTCCGAGTTCGCCTGGTTCACGGTGGAGGTTCTGCCGCAGCACCGCACCCACGGCATCGGGGGCGCTCTGACCGCGCGCCTCGACGCCCTGGCCGACGCCGCGGGACGCAGCATCCGGATCGTCTACGCGATGTCGCCGGAGGGCCCAGGGCCCCGGCTGGCACCCCCGACGGGGTTCGGCTCGGTGCCGGCCGATAACCCCGAGGTGCGTTTCCTACTCCGGCACGGGTACACCCTCGAGCAGGTCGAGCGCGGCAGCGCGCTGGTGCTTCCGGTCGACCCGCACCTGCTGAACCGGCACCTCGAGGAGGCCCAGGCCCGCGCCGGGGGTGACTACGCGGTGCTGACCTGGACCGGCCGGACGCCCGAGCGTTGGCTCGATGACCTGGCCCGGCTGTACACGCGGATGTCGACGGATGCGCCCAGCGCCGGCCTGGAGGAGCCCGAGGACGTCTGGACCGTCGAGCGGCTCCGGAGCGAGCAGGATGCCGCGGCCGCAGGACCGCGCGCCACACTCGTGGCCGCTGCCCTGCACCGCCCCAGCGGCCGGCTGGCCGGGTTCACCGAGTTGTCCGTTCCCGCGGACCCGCTCCGGGCCGTCGAGCAGGAGGACACCCTCGTGCTCAGGGAACATCGGGGGCACCGGCTGGGGATGCTGCTCAAGGCGGCCAATCTGAGGCAGCTGGCGCTGACGCATCCGGAGCAGACGATGGTGACCACGTTCAACGCCGAGGAGAACCGGTACATGCTGAACGTGAACGAGGCTCTCGGCTTTGTGCCGCTGGGGTACGAGGGCGCTTGGCGCCGGGTCAGCGCGCTCTGAACGAGCGCAGTCCGAGTCGGCTCAGTCTGGGTCAGCGCAGTCTGGGTCAGCGCAGTCTGGGTCAGCGCAGCCGCTGGCAGCGCGGACAGTAGTGCGACGACCGGTTCATGAACCGGGCGCGCACAAGCTCGGTTCCGCAGCGCGGGCACGGCCGGCCGTGCTGCCCGTAGGCATTGAGACTGTGCGAGAAGTAGCCGGACTGCCCGTTGACGTTCACGTACTGGGCGTCGAAGCTCGTGCCGCCTTCGGCCAGGGCGCGCAGCAGGATGGCGCGCACCGCCGCGAGCAGCCGTCGGGCCGTGGCCGTGGACAGTGACGCGGCCGGCTGGTCGAAGTGCACCCGGGCCTCGTACAGGGCTTCGTCGGCGTAGATGTTGCCGATGCCGCTGGCGACCTGTTGGTCGAGCAGCACCCTCTTGATGCCCGAGCGGGTGCGCGCCAGCGAGCGGTAGAACTCCGGCGCCGAGAAGGCAGGGTCGAGGGGATCTCTGCCGATGTGTGCCACCTGGCTCGGGATCTGGGCTTCCCAAGCGGCGGGAACCCGTTCGCCGTCCAGGGTCCGTCCAGGGGCCAGCCCGGGTCCGGAGTAGCCGGCCGGGCGCCGGTCACCTGTGGGCAGCACGGTGTCGACGGCCATGCTGCCGAAGATGCGCTGATCCACGAAGTGCAGCGCCAGTTCACCGTGCACCGGGTGCTCGAGGGCCAGACGGATGCGCAGCAGCTTCTCCGGGGTTTCGCCCGGGCTTCGCAGCAGCACCTGTCCGCTCATACCGAGGTGCGCCACGAGGGCACGGTCGGATCCGCCGGTCCGCTCCGCGAGCGGGAACCAGAGGAACTTTCCTCGGCGCACCGCGGCGAGAAGCCTGGACCCGGTCAGCAGCGCCTCGAACTCGCCCAGTGAGCGGTCGTGCCGGCGCAGGGACCGGTCGTCGAAGACCTCGACGCCCGTGATCGTGGCACCGGAGACGGCCGGCTCGAGTCCGGCGCGGACGACCTCGACCTCGGGCAGTTCAGGCATGGGTCACCCGTCGCCGTTCAGCGCCATCCAGAAGCATCCGGCCGGCTCAGCGTCGGGCGCGCAGCTGAGTCCACGCCTCGAGGGCCGCGGCCATCTCGGCGTGTTTCTTGCTGGTCCCGGTTCCGGTGGCGCTCACGCTGGTGCCGACGGACACCGTGGCCACGAAGACCTTGGAGTGGTCGGGCCCGCTCTCGGCGACGGTGTAGACCGGCACGCCGGCGTTCAGCCGGGCTGCGGCCTCCTGCAGGCTGGTCTTCGGGTCCATCGACACGCCGAAGTGGCCGGGGTCGGCGAGTAGCGGCTGCACGAGCCGCAGGACGAACTCGGTCGCGCGGTCCCCGCCAGAGTCGAGGTAGACCGCCCCGATGAGGGCCTCGACGGTGTCGGCCAGGATGGACGATTTCTCGCGTCCTCCGGTGAGGGTCTCCCCACGCCCCAGGCGCACGAAAGCGCCGAGGCCGAGGCCTCGGGCGATCCCCGCGAGAGCGGCGCTGGACACCAGACTGGCCCGGCGCTTGGCGAGGTCGCCCTCGCTGAGTTCGGGGTAGCTGCGGTACAGCATCACCGTCACGGCCTGGCCCAGAATCGAATCGCCCAGGAACTCCAGGCGCTCATTGGTGGGCAGGCCACCGTTCTCGTACGCGTACGAGCGGTGCGTCAGGGCGAGCTCGAGCAGGCCGGGATCGATCTGCAGGCCGAGGATCTCCTGCAGAGCCGACATCGACACGGCATCGGTCGTCCCGGCCGTTCCCTTGGTCACCGTTTCGGCCCGCACAGCAGAAACTCCCGCAGCGCGGGCTGCGGGAGATTCGGCGTGACGGGAACCGGCGTCAGACTTCGACACGGCAGCGCACCATCCTCTGACTAAACGTCAGCGACCTTGCGGCCCTTGTACTCCATGAACAGTGCGGTGCCGGCGGCATCCGTGACGACCTTCGCGCGGTGCGGGAGGCTGTAGACGACCTTGCCGTTCTCCATGGTCTTCACCAGGGTGGGGGCTTCGGCCTTCCAGCAGGAACGGCGTGAGCGGGTGTTGGAGCGTGATTGCTTGCGCTTCGGGACTGCCATGACTACTTCTCTTCTCTATCCGGTACAGCACGGATGTCTTCATCCGTGCTGATGCTTTCGGAAGCTTGGAATTCCAATAGTGCGGACCAGCGGGGATCCTGCACGTCACTCGGTTCAAGTTCAGGGGAAGTGGCACGCCGTTCCCCGGTCTCTGGGTCGAGACCTGGGCAATCCCGCCGGCAAACCGGCTGGAACGGCAGTGACAACACCACTGCATCCCTGATTAGTGGTTCAAGATCCACGTGGTCATCTTGAACCGCACACTCATAAGCTTCGTCTAGATCGTACGCGAAAAGCTCGACAAAATGAACTCGGACAGGCAATTCGATGTCAATCAGGCATCTTCCGCACTCTCCGGCGGCTTTTCCGGTCACATCGGCGGTCACCAGGATGCCCTCGTGGATGCATTCGAGGCGCAGCTCGGCGTGCAGGGTGGAGCCGGCCTTGACGGCCACGAGCGCTTCGCCGAGGTCGTTGGGCACAAGGATGTCGATATCGCGCTCGTAGAGCGTTCCCGGGCGGTTGATGATGTCACGTACGTCAACCTTGTACGGGGTCTTCTTGAACTTGTTCACAAGGGAAAATTCTACGCGCCCGTCGGGGTGCGCTGGTTCGCCCCCTCGTCGGGGCCGACCGCGGAGCCCCGAGCAAGTCCCATCCGGCGGAGGGCGGTGGAGCCGAGCGATGCCGGCGCCACGGTGGCCCGCGCCCTTTCGGCAGCGCTGCCGCCCTGCCCCACCGCGCGCACGACGGCATCCAGGTCGCGCAGGAGGTCGGCGCCGCCGCCGGTTCCCGGCGACGTGCGGGCGTAGTGGGCCCGTTCGATGGCGACGAGCATCCGTTCGAGCGCGTCGCTCACCTCCGGCGTGTCGCCGACCCCCGGGCGGGCGCGGATGGCTCCGGCCAGCTCGCGCGCGGTGAGGGTCTCGTACACGGTGACCCCGTGGTCTAGCGCGGTGTCGGTGAGCTCCCGCCAGGCCAGGACGGCGCCGGCCCGATCGGCGGCCAGCAGCCGGCGCCGGCGCCGGCGTCGCAGGACGCGCGCCACCCCGGGCACGGCCAGCAGCATGAGGGCCGCAGCCACGAGCAGTCCCACCCGGGCCAGGATGCCGGGCAGGTCGTCCTCCGCCGCGGTGACGGTGCCGCTGGGCCCGCCCGTCAGACCGGGGTTGTCGTTGGGGCGCGGGGCGACGGGAGCGGCACCACCGCTCTCCGGAGCGCCGGCCACCGCGGAGCTCTCCGGCAACGCGTAGTCGGGAACGCTCCCCCGGCCCGGCGTCGGCTCGAAGGGCACCCAGCCGACCCCGGTGAAGTACAGCTCGGGCCACGCGTGCAGGTCGTCCGAGTCGACGTTGTAGCGGTTGAGCCCACCGACCACCGTGGTGGTGCGGGT
It includes:
- a CDS encoding TetR family transcriptional regulator, with the translated sequence MEPDHSPAVSSTKEPEPTRQRILEAARTEFAAHGLAGARIDRIARNASASKERLYAYYRHKAELFSAVLELNLGEFAEAMAGAGGTLPEFAGALYDHSVAHPEHLRMIDWARLERQDVVDPSWALMDRFHAEQLRGIVSLQRAGAVDSSWDPEHVAALIFGIVTCWNHEPAEALATPPVVDAGTIAHRRATVVRAVERLMVPGAP
- a CDS encoding MFS transporter, whose protein sequence is MSESSATGVSPVSTPSPSPQNPADPTGHNPRRWWLLAIVALAQLTVVLDGTIVNIALPHAQSDLGMSDGDRTWVVTLYALVFGALLLLGGRIADYWGRKRSFIVGMAGFAVASTLGGMAQSTWELLAARGLQGLFAALLAPASLALLTVNFPGGKDRIKAFSVYGAIAGGGAAVGLVLGGVLTEYASWRWCLLVNVPIAIVAIVAAIPIIRESKAHGNTRYDVPGAVLVALGLGSLVFGFAQAENGWSSWQVLVFIPLGVILLALFVLVESRSNHPLLPLRILADKVRGGAFITGTLTGAALLGGLLFLTFHLQIVLGFSPLESGLASLPMTATIMVGATVLSKFLPRIGVRVPMTVGPLVVAAGLLYLSRITVDGSYAAEVLPGLILMGAGLAMIFVPLQNVALAGIDAHDAGAASAAVTAVQQIGGSIGSAVFTVLYTSAVAASLAGGYGTPVAQLQAFVDGYQAAFFWAAVGVFLAAPVAFFMVRPRPQDLLGSEPAMHLG
- a CDS encoding DUF2004 domain-containing protein; translation: MTIEHDFFGVLGSDDESGELYWSDTAELGDQNVDVDVSSPDEESVSSEALDIVAAMINALEELDSQARESLVADLSAEVSVTSQFITAQFDELDDEVLEDALIWDSGDKQIDFLRSIQLQRIGFHPHHIGADQHFAVLDYSISPHETDALLVVTLDVHGDTIGIAADS
- the ftsY gene encoding signal recognition particle-docking protein FtsY is translated as MAERTPWSLSGALRGVFAKKTIDADTWDDLEDSLITADFGPDITDGIVAELRAKVSRYNTTDPKDLHRMLREGIEERLSKLDSTLNLSARPAVVLVVGVNGVGKTTTIGKFAKFLRVYDRSVLIGAADTFRAAAVEQLATWAERAGADIVRPQAQGQDPASVAFQTVERAITTGTEIVIIDTAGRLQTKGGLMDELTKIRRVIEKQTPISEVLLVLDATTGQNGLAQAEAFIEHAGVTGLVLTKLDGSAKGGFVLAVQEKTGIPIKLVGQGEGINDLTGFTPHVFAQKLVG
- a CDS encoding FAD-binding oxidoreductase, which translates into the protein MSPTPDARPTGPAAFDPSGTASGRADAPPALAALSGRLDGDILLPGDAGWDDARAAWNLAVDQHPAAVVLPRSVRDLRQVIVAAREDGLGVTVQPRGHGASDSLSGRILVRTTAFDEITVNVVGRYARVGAGVPWGTLLNRLDGSGLVALAGSNPDVSVAGYLLSGGHSWFSRWKGLAAHSIRAVELLDATGVLRRVSRDTDPELLWALRGAAGLFGVVTALEIDLFSAPDLFGGKLLFPAESAEVVFGAATDVLLDAPPELSLMLGLINMPDIEQVPELLRGRSFTQVDAVFVGSVEAGQALLAPLHTIAPVIADLTRPFPIGQLGEVSGEPQEPSATLDWSRSVTDLDPATMAGLVAAFRTASYAGLTMLQLRPLGGLIGDPTVGEDGVAGHLDTGYLLFAAAILPPGAPIPAPADRHLLFQPLEDTLQGVGVPRTVPSFLAAGQDLSAAFAPDVLKRLAALKRTVDPENLFRSNRPLPEEDG